The genome window CAGGATATTGCCTACTTGCCCATTGCCCACAGCAGTGGCACCAACCTGAATTGGGAACTGGTTAAATCAACCCTCCAACCCATCTGGGAGGATCCCCAACGACCCAAATGCTTACAAAATTGCAAATATGACGTGAGCATCCTCCGGGCGCATGGGATCCGACTGCAAGGGATCCAATTTGATCCGATGTTGGCCAGCTACGTTTTGGATCCGGAAGCCAGCCACAACTTGGGGGATCTGGCTGCCACTTACCTGAATTTACCCACCACCCGCTATCAAGACTTGGTTGGGAAAAAGGGATCCATCGCCGATGTTGCCATCCCTCAAGTGGCGGAATACTGCGGATCCGACGCCTACTGTGCCTACCAACTGGTGCCCATACTCACCGCAAAACTCCAAGAAACCGATCCCCGTCTTTGGGATCTCTTCACCCAAGTTGAGTTACCTCTGGCGTTGATCCTAGAAGAAATGGAGTGGCTGGGCATTCGTGTTGATACAGAATTTCTCCGTCAGTTCTCTCAGGAATTGCAAGCAGAATTGGAAGCTCTAGAAAGCACCGCTTATATCCAAGCTGGGGAAACCTTCAACCTCAATTCCCCCAAACAACTGGGATCCCTGCTGTTTGAAAAACTCAAGCTGGATGTTCGGAAAACTCGAAAAACAGCCACAGGCTATTCTACAGATGCCTCCGTTTTGGAAAAGCTAGAAGGAGATCATCCGCTAATTGCAACCATCCTCCAACACCGCACCCTATCCAAGTTAAAATCCACCTATGTGGATGCCTTGCCTGCCCTTGTGAGAAGCGATACGGGTAGAGTCCACACAGACTTTAATCAAACCGTGACTGCGACGGGCAGGCTTAGTTCCTCCAATCCTAACCTGCAAAACATTCCCATCCGCACCGAGTTTAGTCGTCGGATTCGACAGGCATTCATTCCTCAAGCGGGTTGGCTATTGGCTACTGCCGACTATTCCCAAATTGAACTGCGCATCCTGGCCCATCTGAGTCAGGAACCGACCTTGGTACAGGGTTTCCAAGCAGGAGAAGATGTACATATTCTCACAGCTCGTTTGTTGCTAGACAAGACAGAAATTTCCAGTGAAGAACGGCGATTGGCCAAAACCATTAACTATGGGGTGATCTACGGCATGGGGGCACAACGCTTTGCCCGTACGGCTGGAGTTTCTCTGGCGGAAGCGAAGCAATTTTTGCAACGATTCAATGAACGCTACGCCGGAATTTTCACCTATATGCGCTCTACGGAAGCCTTTGTGGAAGAGCATGGTTATGTGGAAACGATTTTGGGCCGCCGCCGCTACTTTCCCAACTTGTCTCGATTAACGGGCTATCGCAAACAGGCAGAGTTGCGAGCCGCTGTCAATGCCCCCATTCAGGGATCCGCCTCCGACATCATCAAGGTAGCGATGGTGCGCCTGCACGAGAAGCTCCAGAGGTTTCAGTCGCGGCTGTTGCTGCAAGTGCACGATGAATTGGTTTTTGAGGTTGAGCCTTCTGAATGGCAGGAGTTGCAGCCCCTGATCCGTTCGGAAATGGAGGGATCCCTCCCTTTATCCGTACCCCTCACGGTCGATCTGCAAATCGGTCAGAACTGGAAAGAAGCCAAGTAGGCACGGTTGACTGAACAAGCCCAGGGATCCCTGTCCAGTAAAAGTGTTAAGATGTGTAAAAGCATTCTTTGATCCTGCTATGGCTGTTGAAATCTACACTTGGCGCTTCTGTCCCTTTTGCATTCGAGCAAAGCAGCTTCTGGATCGCAAAGGTGTGAAATATACAGAGTACGCCATTGATGGAGACGAAGTGGCACGGGCGGAAATGGCTAAGCGGGCCAATGGTCGCCGCTCTGTGCCGCAGATTTTCATTGACAACCAGCACATCGGCGGGTGTGATGATCTCTACTATCTAGATGCCCAAGGTCAGTTGGATCCTCTCTTGCAACAAGCCAGTTGAGGATGGTTTTTTCCTCTACTTCCGTAGCTGAGCGCGGGCCTGCTTCACCATCTCGATCAGGGTGTGGTGCGCATCTTCTGAATCCTTGAGGGGATGATCAAATGGGATCCGAACGGTTTGCTCTCCCCCTTCCCCCTGCACCCACAAATCCATGCCCTCAGAGTCGATGGCTTGCATCCGAGCTTGAGTAGCCCCCTGAACCTGCCCAAACACCAGCGCATAGAGGACCACGGCATCAGCATGGTCGTCATTCATGTGCTTGCAAATACGATCGCTAACTTGCGGGGTGAGAAGGTCAGGCATGGCAAGGGATCCCTTTTGGATCGGCTACAGCTACAGGTTTCAGTTTAACCCTGGAATTGCTTCAGCTTCACCGTTTGGGATCCCCCTTCATCTCATCGATTTCAAGCAAATTGATCAATACCCCCGTTACCGGGATCGCGAGGAAAACCCCCAGTAACCCTGCCAGAGTCCCGCCCACAAATAGGGAAAAGAACATCACCACAGGGCTGATATTCAGGGATCCCTGCATGACGCGGGGCAAAAGTAGGTTTTCCTCCACCTGCTGCAAAGAGATACAAACCACCAACACCTGGATCGAGAGCCACACACTTTGAGGCAACAGGATCAGGGCGATCAGGCTAATACCAATCGTAGCCCCAATACCTGGAATGAGATCGAACAAACCCGCGATCATCGATAAAGTCAAGGCGGAGGGGATCTGAAGGACTAGAAAAACCAAAAAGCTGGAAATTGCGAAGAAAAACGAGAGAACAACCCTCCCCCAAAAGAAACCTAAGAAATTTCGCCGCACTGTTTCAGTAATGCGGGTTTGCCACTCATCAGGAAAAGGCTTTAGGAATAGGCTCCACAATCGTTTTCCATCCAACAACATAAAAAAGGCAACAATAAAAATTAAAAACAAATTCACCAAACTCAGGAGCAAGCTGCGCAAAGTCAACACTCCGGATCCCAGCAGGTTTAAGGTTTGATCCTTAATCTGCTGCTCAAACTCCTGGATATCGATTTCGATATTGAAGTTGCCTAGCAGACGTTCTAGCTGGTCGATGGCATTAAAAACGGTATTCAAGAACGTGGCAATGCTCTCCTGAAGCTGTGGTAACTGGGAAATCAACGTTAGGCCCAACACCGCCGTCATGCTAGACAAGAAAATGACAGTAACAAAGGTAACCAGATAAACCGAAAAATTATGGGAGAAAAAGCGTGTCAGCCAACCGACAGGGTAACTGAGCAAGTAAGCCAAAATGGCAGCGATCACAAAAATGGTGATCACCAACTCGAAATAGGCCAGCACCTGAGACAAAGCCCACGCACAGGCCAAGAGCAGCAAAATGCGCAACAGCTGAGAGTTGTTCAATTTAGCCCAAACAGGCCAACGGGAAGGCTCAGGCATCAGGATCCCGTCTCAACAGTTTTCCTATCTTCTCTCATCCAGACAAAGGCTGCTCCACCAGGATCGGTGGTCGAAACTGCTCACTGCGCCGAGACCACCAGACAGCCCCTAAGCCGACTCCCCAA of Thermostichus vulcanus str. 'Rupite' contains these proteins:
- a CDS encoding DUF2470 domain-containing protein, translating into MPDLLTPQVSDRICKHMNDDHADAVVLYALVFGQVQGATQARMQAIDSEGMDLWVQGEGGEQTVRIPFDHPLKDSEDAHHTLIEMVKQARAQLRK
- a CDS encoding AI-2E family transporter; the protein is MPEPSRWPVWAKLNNSQLLRILLLLACAWALSQVLAYFELVITIFVIAAILAYLLSYPVGWLTRFFSHNFSVYLVTFVTVIFLSSMTAVLGLTLISQLPQLQESIATFLNTVFNAIDQLERLLGNFNIEIDIQEFEQQIKDQTLNLLGSGVLTLRSLLLSLVNLFLIFIVAFFMLLDGKRLWSLFLKPFPDEWQTRITETVRRNFLGFFWGRVVLSFFFAISSFLVFLVLQIPSALTLSMIAGLFDLIPGIGATIGISLIALILLPQSVWLSIQVLVVCISLQQVEENLLLPRVMQGSLNISPVVMFFSLFVGGTLAGLLGVFLAIPVTGVLINLLEIDEMKGDPKR
- the polA gene encoding DNA polymerase I, coding for MALQTPTLLLVDGHSLAYRSFYAFAHSREGGLRTSTGIPTSVSFGFLKSLLEVLDKQTPTHVAVAFDTRQPTFRHEADDTYKAGRLETPPEFIEDVENLKQLLTALRIPILMAPGFEADDILGTLSTVAAKDYKVQILSGDQDLFQLIDNDGKVRVLHLNNKDRISEFGPEQVKEKLGIWPWQVVDYKALCGDSSDNIPGVKGIGPKRAVELLERYGSLTEIFNHLPEIKGKVQQYLQEGMQAAQHSQFMAKIKVDVPLPLDWESMKLTGFDQEELIPLLEKLEFQSFIHQVRKIQTSLGGIQAELGDPSEGDNSIAAEEVVDNDEALWFDFALTPTSTLPAVRIVDTPEKLAVLVQDLLACEGIVAWDTETTSLDPRDAQLVGIGCCWSAQDIAYLPIAHSSGTNLNWELVKSTLQPIWEDPQRPKCLQNCKYDVSILRAHGIRLQGIQFDPMLASYVLDPEASHNLGDLAATYLNLPTTRYQDLVGKKGSIADVAIPQVAEYCGSDAYCAYQLVPILTAKLQETDPRLWDLFTQVELPLALILEEMEWLGIRVDTEFLRQFSQELQAELEALESTAYIQAGETFNLNSPKQLGSLLFEKLKLDVRKTRKTATGYSTDASVLEKLEGDHPLIATILQHRTLSKLKSTYVDALPALVRSDTGRVHTDFNQTVTATGRLSSSNPNLQNIPIRTEFSRRIRQAFIPQAGWLLATADYSQIELRILAHLSQEPTLVQGFQAGEDVHILTARLLLDKTEISSEERRLAKTINYGVIYGMGAQRFARTAGVSLAEAKQFLQRFNERYAGIFTYMRSTEAFVEEHGYVETILGRRRYFPNLSRLTGYRKQAELRAAVNAPIQGSASDIIKVAMVRLHEKLQRFQSRLLLQVHDELVFEVEPSEWQELQPLIRSEMEGSLPLSVPLTVDLQIGQNWKEAK
- the grxC gene encoding glutaredoxin 3; the protein is MAVEIYTWRFCPFCIRAKQLLDRKGVKYTEYAIDGDEVARAEMAKRANGRRSVPQIFIDNQHIGGCDDLYYLDAQGQLDPLLQQAS